A genomic segment from Candidatus Neomarinimicrobiota bacterium encodes:
- a CDS encoding VTT domain-containing protein yields MFRWLRRLYDWVLHWAETPYAVPALIILAVAESSFFPVPADVLLIALAVSIPRRSFEYAAYTSLFSVLGGVGGYVIGLKFMALVGSPIIELYGYQAQFESLSGIFHRYNFIAVLTAAMTPIPYKVFTITAGAVEADFVEFVVASAVGRSLRFFAVGALIYFLGERVKEFIEKYFNILAVAFATLLLGGFVVVKLVF; encoded by the coding sequence ATGTTTAGATGGTTGAGAAGACTGTACGATTGGGTGCTCCATTGGGCGGAAACTCCATACGCCGTTCCCGCGTTGATTATTCTTGCCGTGGCGGAATCATCGTTCTTCCCGGTCCCCGCGGACGTGTTGTTGATTGCGCTGGCGGTGTCGATTCCCAGGCGGTCATTTGAATACGCCGCGTACACCTCCCTCTTCTCTGTTCTTGGTGGGGTAGGGGGGTACGTTATAGGCCTGAAGTTCATGGCATTGGTGGGTTCGCCGATTATTGAGTTGTATGGCTACCAGGCCCAGTTTGAATCATTGAGCGGAATCTTCCACCGGTACAATTTCATCGCCGTTTTGACGGCAGCGATGACGCCTATTCCCTATAAGGTTTTCACCATCACAGCGGGTGCCGTGGAAGCAGATTTCGTGGAATTCGTCGTGGCATCGGCCGTTGGGCGCTCTCTTAGATTCTTTGCAGTAGGGGCATTGATCTACTTCCTTGGTGAGCGTGTCAAAGAATTCATCGAAAAGTATTTCAACATCTTGGCTGTCGCCTTCGCCACCCTTCTCCTGGGCGGGTTTGTCGTGGTGAAATTGGTCTTTTGA